Proteins from one Nicotiana tabacum cultivar K326 chromosome 23, ASM71507v2, whole genome shotgun sequence genomic window:
- the LOC107771822 gene encoding protein LOL1: MPVPLAPYPTPPTPFTPPANGTQSQLVCSGCRNLLLYPVGATSVCCAVCNAVTAVPPPGTEMAQLVCGGCHTLLMYIRGATSVQCSCCHTVNLAMEANQVAHVNCGNCRMLLMYQYGARSVKCAVCNFVTSVGVSTSTIEQKLNS; encoded by the exons ATGCCAGTTCCTCTTGCTCCATATCCTACACCACCAACGCCATTTACACCGCCTGCTAACG GTACACAGAGCCAGCTCGTGTGCTCTGGATGTAGAAATCTTTTACTCTATCCAGTTGGAGCAACATCTGTCTGCTGTGCAGTTTGCAATGCAGTCACAGCAGTACCACCTCCTG GCACTGAGATGGCTCAGTTGGTTTGCGGAGGCTGCCACACATTACTAATGTACATTCGTGGAGCAACAAGCGTGCAGTGTTCTTGTTGTCACACAGTCAATTTAGCTATGGAAG CAAATCAGGTGGCACATGTGAATTGTGGCAACTGCCGCATGCTGTTGATGTACCAATATGGGGCACGATCAGTGAAATGTGCAGTGTGCAATTTTGTGACATCGGTAGGG GTTTCAACGAGCACAATTGAGCAAAAGCTTAACAGCTAA